The Candidatus Melainabacteria bacterium DNA segment AGTGCCAATCCAGGCTCGCTTCGTGATACCACTCGTTAAACTGACCAAATTCACCGCCCATGAAAATCAGTTTCTTGCCCGTGATTGTATACATGTAGCCAAAGAGCAACCGCAAATTAGCGAACTTCTGCCAGTCGTCTCCGGGCATTTTTGATAACAACGATCTTTTGCCATACACCACCTCATCATGAGACAGCGCCAGAACAAAATTTTCAGAATACGCGTAGAGGCCACGAAAGGTCAGCTTGTTGTGGTGATACTTTCTGTGAATAGGCTCGTTCTGCATGTACTCCAGGGTGTCATGCATCCAGCCCATATCCCACTTCAGACCGAAACCAAGCCCGCCCAGGTAAGTCGGTTTGGATACTTGCGGCCAGGCCGTTGACTCCTCTGCAACAACAAGAACATCAGGATGCTCGAGGTATACACGTTCATTTAGTCGCTTCATGAAGTTGATAGCTTCAATATTTTCTCTGCCACCATATTGATTAGGCAACCACTCGCCATCTTTGCGAGCGTAATCGAGATAAAGCATTGATGCAACTGCATCGACACGCAATCCATCGACGTGATACTTTTCGAGCCAGAACAACGCATTGCTGATCAAAAAGTTGCTTACTTCGTAACGACCGTAATTAAAGACGTAAGTGCCCCACTCTTTATGCTCACCCTGTCGTTCATCTTGATGCTCGTACAGATGTGTACCGTCGAAATTACCCAGACCGTGACCGTCACGTGGATAGTGTGAAGGTACCCAATCGACAATCACACCAATTCCATTCTGGTGTAAAACATCGACAAAATAGGCGAAATCGTCTGGGCTTCCAAATCGGCTGGTTGGCGCAAAATAACCAACTACCTGATAGCCCCACGACAGATCAAGAGGATGTTCGGCGATCGGCATCAATTCGACGTGCGTGAAGTTCATTTCCTTGACGTACTTGCTTAGCTTGTCAGCGAGTTCCCTGTATGTTAACCAGCGATTGTTCTCCTCAGGTACTCGCATCCATGAGCCAAGATGCACTTCGTAGATCGAGATGGGCGCCTCTAGCGAATTTTTCGTAGCTCGAGTCTCCATCCACTTTTTATCGTTCCACTTGTACTTATCCAACTCCCAAACAACAGAAGCTGTTTTGGGTCGCTCCTCAGCAGCGAAACCAAACGGATCGGATTTTTCAGCACGATATCCCGCAGCGCCCTTGACGAAAAACTTATACGTAGCACCTGCCTTGATACCGGGGACAAATGTTGCCCATATACCAGAGCCGGCGATAGGCTTCATCGGGTTAGCATCACCCTTCCAGCCATTAAAGTCGCCGATGACCGAGATTGCTTCAGCACTTGGTGCCCATACAGCGAAGTGAACACCCTTTTTACCATTCAGCTCCATCGGATGTGCGCCGAGCTTCTCGTAAATTTTATAGTGATTCCCCTCAGCAAAGAGATGGACGTCGTATTCACTAATCAACGGCGCTTCAGTATCGATCATTGCACACCCCTTTAACAATCACGAATCGTGATACCACTTCAGTATTCCTCACTGTAGAAAGCACCAGCTTTCAAATATTCAAGTACGCTGCTTACAGGCACTCTTAACCAATCAGGTCTGTTATTCACCTCATAAAAGATCTCATAGAACGCCTTATCGATCATGAACGGCAACAGCGCACGGAAGAAATCACTTCGATCCGATGGCACAAGCGATGAACCTTCCATCGCCTGTAAATATCCCTTCAGAAACGAGGCTGATGACCAGGCTTCGCATGCTTTCGCCCAGGGCAAGAAGGCTTCAAGATCTTCGGCGCGATTGTGCGTGAACAGGAACAAGCTGGCATAACTGGCATAACTGAACGAACGAACCATGCCCGCGACGTCTTTTAGCGGTGTCTGTTTGGCAATTCGTAGCTCGAGCGGCTTGGACGGTTCACCTTCGAAATCGAGAATGAAGAAATCTCCGCCCGAATATAGAACCTGGCCCAAGTGATAGTCGCCATGGCATCTAATTTTGGTAAGCTCCTCGTTGATTGTTGCGAGACGATCAAGAAGATCTACGACCTTTGGCCGGTAAAGAAGCAACGATTTTATCGAGTTAACGAGATCTGGTTCAGCTGTACGCACCTTTTGCTCAAGCAATTTGAATACTTTGACCACGTCGTATCTCATCGTGGACGATATATCTATCAATTCGTTTCTGCTGATTGGCTCGGGCTGGAAAGCAGTCAGGTCTGATGGTTTTCCAAGAGCGATGTGCATCTCGGCAGTGCGTGCGCCCAGCTTGGCTGCATCTTTGATGTACACACCAAGAAGCTCAAATACTTCCTCAGGCGGCTCAATATTTACAAGTTCTGAGAGTGGCACTGCAGGCGGTGTCATCTTAGACAGCAAAGTTGCTTTAGTGCTGCATCGCTCATAATATCTTCTAAATTCAGCAACCGTGTAACTCCAGGCATCGCCCTGATTTTGCACGTACTCCTGCAAGAGCCCGAGAGTATACAACGTGGCCAATCGCGGATTGGTATACCCCAACACACCAGCTGCAGCCGGCACTTGAGAGAAAGGTGACGTCTCGGTCAAATATCTGGATATCTCGTAATCTGGATTCAAGCCCGGCTCCAGATGTCTGAAGAGCTTGAGAATAAATCGATTGCCATAAATTATAGATGAGTTGCTTTGCTCGCTTTCAACTCTTTTGACGGGGCTTGCCAGTTCGCCCTTGGCGCTGATAACTTCGAACGCAGGCAACTTGAACGATTCGACAAATCCGACCTGGCCGCGAATGCGTTTGTCTTCCGTTATGTATGACAGAATTCCGGCGTTGAATTTCTCGTTATCCAGTGCATCGTACAAAATCGCTTTCCTGTCTTTATCAGTCAGTTCCGCGATAATAGCAGGGGCCTTGGAAGGCAGCGCTTGAGCATCAGAATCCTGACTTTCGATTTCCAGGGCAACAAACATGTTGTACAGATCCATCTCTCCGTCAGAATAATGAATCTCTAGAACAAGCATTCCTGACTGCAGTCCGGTTGAAGCTGACAGATCGATCCAATCATTGACTTTGGTGGAAGTTACATTTTTCGACTTCTTGCCGAACCATCGCTGTCCCCGTATAAATTGAGGTATGATGCGATTTTCCAGAATCTTTTTAAACGGACTGGTCAACAAAGTATTGATTGATGAAACAGTATCGACAACGTAAATGCTCTGCGATTCGACGGATTTTAACGCCAGGGGAGCTGTTTCAGCAAAGGGACTGACCTTGTTAGTGGCTAATTGCAGCCAGTAAAAGGAGTGTCCGGCGAGCGTGAGCGTATACTTTTCTTCAGTAATCGGGTGAAAAGGAACGAGCCCAAACATCTCAATTGGTGTTACCCCAGCGTAATCGGGAAGGTCTAAACTGACCGATTGTGGATACCGCGATAGATTGGCCACCACAAGAACTGTTTCACCTTCGAACGATCTCTTGTAGGCGAGGATTTTCCTATTTTCCGGATACAGTATTTCCAGAGTGCCACGACCAAAAACTTTATGTTGTTTCCGGAGCTTGATCACCGAGCGCATCCAGTTAAGCAACGATGAGGGATCTAGATTTTGTGCCTCGACATTAATGGCCTGGTAACCAGTGACCGGATCCATGATCGGTGCAGAATATAGCTTGGCAAACAATGCTTTTGAAAATCCAGCATTCCGATCGCCATTCCACTGCATCGGTGTGCGTACACCGTGACGATCGCCCAGGAAGATATTTTCACCCATCCCAATCTCATCACCATAGTACACAATAGGAGTGCCCGGCATGGAAAACAGAATGCTGTTTAAAAGCTTTATCTTGTCACGACTGTAATCAAGCAAGGGAGCCAATCTTCTTCTAATACCAAGATTGATGCGCATCATCGGATCGTGAGCGTATGCGTTGTACATGTAATCTCGCTCGTCGTCTGTAACCATCTCGAGAGTCAACTCGTCATGATTGCGCAAGAACATAGCCCACTGACAGTCGTAGGGAATATCGGGTGTTTGCCGTAAAATTTCCGTGATCGGATGACGATCTTCTTGATGAACAGCTAGATAGATGCGAGGCATAACGGGAAAGTGAAATGCCATATGGCATTCATCGCTGTTACCGAAATATTGAATTACTTCAGTCGGCCACTGATTAGCCTCAGCCAGGAAAATGCGATTCGGATACTCCTCATCGAGAACTTTGCGCATTTCTTTTAAAATTGCGTGCGTATCGGGCAAATTTTCGCAATTAGTGCCTTCCCGTTCGATCAGGTACGGAATAGCGTCAAGACGCATCCCATCTACGCCCAGGTCAAGCCAGAACTTCATGATTTTAATAATGGCGCGCCGAACGTTTGGATTATCGAAGTTGAGATCAGGCTGATGGTGAAAGAAACGGTGCCAATAATACTGTTTTGCAATCGGATCCCATGTCCAATTCGATTTTTCTGAATCGAGGAAAATTATGCGAGCATCTTGATACTTTGTGTCCGTATCACTCCACACATAGAAATCACGTTTGCTTGAGCCTGGTGGAGCCTTGCGGGAAGCGTCGAACCATGGATGTTGGTCGGAGGTATGATTGATAACAAGCTCGGTAATCACCTTCAAACCGCGATTATGAGCCTCTCGCACGAAGTTGCGAAAGTCTTTACGGTCTCCGTAGACAGGGTTTATGCCTTCATAGTCGGCAATGTCATAACCGTCGTCGCGCAAAGGCGACGGGTAAAACGGCAGCAACCAAATAGTATCAACGCCGAGTTCTTGCAGATAATCCAGTTTCTGCATGAGCCCCGGGAAATCACCGTAGCCATCATCATTGCTGTCAAAAAACGATTTTACGTGCAGCTGATAGATAACAGCGTCTTTATACCAGAGTGGTTCGAGTTCTGAGTAATTCACCGGTGCTCCCTAAACAAAATAATCAAAGTCGCGTTCGGACTTCAGTTTACGCATTACCCTGAAGACATATGCAGGTGAAACATGCGGATCCAACTGAACAAAGTTCGTGTCACCAGTCCAGAAGAAGCGAACACCGGTAATCAGATCATGAACCTGGAAGGTTTGGTCAGCTCCCAGTTCTTCAAAGGGAATATGCAAGTATCCAGATTGGGTGTGATGAGGATCAAGATTTACAACTACGAGAATGGTGTTGGAACCATCTTCGGTGCTCTTCGTAAAAGCAATCATCTCGCGATTATCGATATTGAGGAACTTGAGATTACGATTGGTGTGAAGAGCCGAATTCGTTCTGCGAATTTTGTTTAGCCTGGTAATAAAATCTTTGATCGAGTGGGGATCTTCCAGATTCCACGTACGAATCTCATACTTCTCCGAATCTTTGTACTCCTCCGCGTTCGGCATCGCATCGGTAACACAGAGTTCGAATGGAGGACCGTAAATTCCGTAGGTAGCGCCGAGAGTAGCAGCCAGAGCCGCTCGGATCATGAATCCCGAACGCCCACTGTACTGCAAGAAATCAGGCAATATGTCGGGAGTGTTGGCAAAAAGGTTTGGACGCAGATAATCAGCCAGCTCAGTGTTATAAAGCTCGTTGAAATAATTGGTGAGTTCGTCTTTGTTATTGCGCCACGTAAAATAGGTATACGACTGAGAAAAACCGCACTTCGCCAGGTATTGCATAACCTTTGGCCGCGCGAATGCTTCGGAGAGGAAGACAGTCTCTGGAAAAATTCGCTTCACTTCCCTGATCAAAAAATGCCAGAAAGGATAGGGCTTGGTGTGGGGATTATCGACCCGAAAAACCTTAACGCCTTGTTGAGCCCAATACACAACAACGTCTTTCAATTCTTCCCAGAGAGACTGCCAGTCTTCGCACTCGAAATCGATTGGATAGATATCTTCGTAGCGCTTTGGGGGATTCTCGGCACAACGAATAGATCCATCCGGACGACGGTAGAACCAATCTGGATGCTCAGTCACGTAGGGGTGATCAGGGGAGCATTGGAAGGCAATGTCCATGGCGATGTCAATACCACGCACAGCTGCGGCGTTAATTAACTCGTGAAAGTCAGAAAGCGATCCTAGTTGCGGATGAATCGCCAGGTGTCCACCTTCCTTAGCTCCTATCGCCCAAGGACTGCCTACATCATCAGGTCCAGCAGACAACGTGTTGTTAGGACCTTTCCGTGCCACCGTACCGATTGGGTGAATCGGTGGCAAATAAAGAACATCGAAACCCATTTCCTCGACATAAGGCAAATGATTTATCACATCTTTAAACGTGCCATGATGAGTTTTCTTGTCAGTCACTGAGCGAGGGAAAAGCTCATACCATGCACCGTACAGTGCACGCTCCGCTTCAACCATAACGCTAAGAATTTTGTGATACTGACGAACCCGACCGCGACGACTGTATTTATGCATGAGGTCAGCCAGGGGTGAACTGGACAGCACAAGCTGATATTCAAATGTCTCGAGCATCTCTGCATACTTAGATAGTTCAGGACGCTCGCTTACTGGTGCATCTTTGATCGCATCAGCAATTAGAATGGCTCCCTCTGTTAACTCCAACCTCACGTCCTGTCCAGCAGCGAGCTTCTTTCTCGTGTCACGCGTCCAGTTGGAAAACGCGTCAATCCAGGCGCTGATTGTAAATTCGTAATAACCCAGTTCAGCTACCGTAAACACCCCTTCAAAGAGATCGAACCCAGGCTGCTTCAATACCATGGGAACTTGAGTCCAGTCCGAGTCACCGGCTTTGCGATAATGCAAACTGGCGCCAATGGCATTGTGTCCGTCTGTGTGGATGCTCGCTGTCACACGCACCTTTTCGCCCACCACTCTCTTAGCAGGAAAGGCCCCGTCATCGACTTGTGGTTGCACATTCTCGATCGTGACACGCGACTCACTCAGCAAATTTGGGGGCGCGTATTTAGATGCTTGACTAGTCTCAGGTTTAGGCATAATTGTTAAGCTTGACCAGCGAACGGTTTCGACCCTGTATGGTACGCGATTATCGGCTTTTCATTCTAGTATGGAAGCTCGTTCAACGCTAAACCGTTCACAATAGTCAACATGGCTCAGGTGTTACGTAAGTTACGTCGAACAGACGTTTGGCTAAGAAGGACTTTCTGCTTAAGAAGTGGTTTGTCTGGATCGCCCAAGCGTTAAATCTGAGACAATAGTTTAACTAGTCAACAACTTTGGTTTGTAAGCCAGGAGCGAGATCCAACATGTCCACAATTGCCTTGCAATTAAAAGAGAGTACGCGAAATGCTCATAACTCTGCAGAAGGACACGAGTTTCAGAAACATCTGGGATCTGGCACCTTATCGAAAACCCTGTATTGCCAATATTTGAGTCAACTGTTTCTGACCCATCAGGCACTCGAAACAGCTATGGCAAATCAACCCTATATGGGCGCAGTTGTCTCGGAGCCCCAACTACAGACTGAATTCTTGAGAGAAGACCTGAAGGCTCTGGATGTAGAACCAGAGTCCGTCAAGCCGTTAGAAATAACAAAGTCAATGTTGAACCGCATCGACGAGTTGTCGAAGAGCGATCCGACTGCACTTCTTGGCTTCCATTACGTACTGCTTGGAAGCAAACATGGTGGCAAATTTATCGCTACCACGATGAAGAAAGCCTTTGGATTTGAAAGAGCCGGTTGCATTTATTTTGATCCTTACGGTCAAGAATTTCAAAAACACTGGCAGCACTTCGTAAGTGGAATCAATTCATTCGACATCCAAGATTCACAAATTGAGCCACTAATGCAAGCAGCAAGTGAGATGTTCGCTTATGTTGAAAAGCTGGGTGGACATCTATTGCAGACAAGCGCAGCAAAACAGTGAACTGCGAACTTCGAACCTACGGCTCTGGGTGAAAACCCGGAACAATGAGTAAGTGATCTACCGAACGTCCAGCTTTGACTTGAGAAACTTGATGGTTTGAGGAAATGCCACTCTCATTTTCTCACTCTTGTCGCTATCTGTTCCCAAAATTATACCTATCAGTTCCCCGCAACATTCTTGTTGCCCAGCCTCGGACTTTTGCAAGTAGTACGCAAGATCTCTGCTTACAGATGCGTCCAATCTTTGAGCAGCAGCCGCATCTAACAAGTAAACATGTTTGAAATCATCGGTTTCTGATATATCTCCAAGACAGCTATCAATCGCATGGCCACACTCATGATTTAAAGTAGCTAAAATGCGTTCAATTGGAATGGGATCATGCACGGTCTCCGTGTATTCGTCCATGGTGCGCTCACAAATAACAACTGAACGTCCATCCTGAAACATGCCCGGACAGCTTTTTAACGTGTGCCCATCATATCCGCGTCCTTCTTGATTCTTCATCTCAGGATTCTTATCAATCAAAGTCGGTGTCAGAACAACTTCAATGCGATTTTCATAAAGCATCTTTCTGACCAATTTTGGATACTTGCGAATCTGATCTTTGACCGCACTGATAACCGATGGCGATACGACCGGATGATCTTGAAGTGGTCTAATGACGCGCAAACTCAGCTCGCCAACCACTCCCTCACTGACTGATGTTTTGGCTACGGACTTCTTAGACAGACTCGCATTTTCCATCACCGACGAAGTCGATGATGTGTTACCGCTTGCGATTTTGTCTTGCGTCTGCAACCGGCGCATAAACTCGCGAGCCGTTAAGGCTTCGTTCGAGTTTGGAAAACTTGCAATCAAAACCTGATAAGTCTTTTTCGCCGCGTCAATCTGATTCAATCCATAATAGCTATTAGCAATGTATAAGTAAGCTGCAGCACTACGGGGATTTGTTTTCAAATACCCCATGAAAATTATCAGTGCTTGTTTAAATTGCTTCTGATTGTAGAGCTTTACACCATCTTCAAATGTTGCAGGAGGCAAGGACGTCGGAAGAGCAAATGCTGAATGGACCCGCTCGTTCCACACGCATGAAACCACACACATGGTAACGGCAGACCAGTAAAACCAGCGAAAACAGGTTATTACCCTGATCCTCAAATATTACCCGCCTTATGCATGCACTGAGCCGACGTTGCAGCAGCAAACAATAACTTGGGATGCGACTCTAAGCGAATTATTGATGCTGCCAATAACTATAGCGGCGAAAAAGTATTTTGCCTACAGATAGCGTTGCCTGCTGAGCAAAAGAATCAACTAGGGATCGGCACCCGTATCAATTTGGAGGAGTTGTATCCAACTCGCTTGATTGTCGGGGAAACATATTTCATGCAGCACCTCAGCAAAGAAGATTCCGGCCAGCGCCTGGGCCAATACCGTGCCCAAAACGAGGCTATGTAACGCTGCAAATACTTTCTACTGATGCCGTGGAAGTTTTTGACGTACTCAAAGAACAATTTCAAAATTGCCTTCTCTTCTCGTGAGAGCTGCAGAATCGGATTTGTCTTAATCAAAGAATATCTGTTGCCACCATGAAATTTCGCAATTCCCATAAGGTCGAGAGAACCAATTGCCGCTGCAAATCTCGCTATTGGCAAACCTGAACCCTTATACAATTGATCGAACGAAATGGGGCGTGATTTCAAAACCGTACAAACAGCCACTTGATCATCATTCAAATCCTGTAAGTCCTCAGGATCCGGCTCATCATCTTCTTCAACGAAATCGGGATGTTCACCGCCAACACAAAGATTGCTCCGTTTACAGATTGCTGGATTGAATACCGTGCTAACAAGCTCAAAAACATCATGCTTTTCCATCTCTTCTTCAAACACAGTCTGAAGTCTTTCAACCGTTTCCCAGGCCGTCGCGTATACGATCTTGAACAATTTTGTTAGCTTGTAGGCACTCAG contains these protein-coding regions:
- a CDS encoding DUF3416 domain-containing protein, producing MPKPETSQASKYAPPNLLSESRVTIENVQPQVDDGAFPAKRVVGEKVRVTASIHTDGHNAIGASLHYRKAGDSDWTQVPMVLKQPGFDLFEGVFTVAELGYYEFTISAWIDAFSNWTRDTRKKLAAGQDVRLELTEGAILIADAIKDAPVSERPELSKYAEMLETFEYQLVLSSSPLADLMHKYSRRGRVRQYHKILSVMVEAERALYGAWYELFPRSVTDKKTHHGTFKDVINHLPYVEEMGFDVLYLPPIHPIGTVARKGPNNTLSAGPDDVGSPWAIGAKEGGHLAIHPQLGSLSDFHELINAAAVRGIDIAMDIAFQCSPDHPYVTEHPDWFYRRPDGSIRCAENPPKRYEDIYPIDFECEDWQSLWEELKDVVVYWAQQGVKVFRVDNPHTKPYPFWHFLIREVKRIFPETVFLSEAFARPKVMQYLAKCGFSQSYTYFTWRNNKDELTNYFNELYNTELADYLRPNLFANTPDILPDFLQYSGRSGFMIRAALAATLGATYGIYGPPFELCVTDAMPNAEEYKDSEKYEIRTWNLEDPHSIKDFITRLNKIRRTNSALHTNRNLKFLNIDNREMIAFTKSTEDGSNTILVVVNLDPHHTQSGYLHIPFEELGADQTFQVHDLITGVRFFWTGDTNFVQLDPHVSPAYVFRVMRKLKSERDFDYFV
- the treS gene encoding maltose alpha-D-glucosyltransferase, whose translation is MNYSELEPLWYKDAVIYQLHVKSFFDSNDDGYGDFPGLMQKLDYLQELGVDTIWLLPFYPSPLRDDGYDIADYEGINPVYGDRKDFRNFVREAHNRGLKVITELVINHTSDQHPWFDASRKAPPGSSKRDFYVWSDTDTKYQDARIIFLDSEKSNWTWDPIAKQYYWHRFFHHQPDLNFDNPNVRRAIIKIMKFWLDLGVDGMRLDAIPYLIEREGTNCENLPDTHAILKEMRKVLDEEYPNRIFLAEANQWPTEVIQYFGNSDECHMAFHFPVMPRIYLAVHQEDRHPITEILRQTPDIPYDCQWAMFLRNHDELTLEMVTDDERDYMYNAYAHDPMMRINLGIRRRLAPLLDYSRDKIKLLNSILFSMPGTPIVYYGDEIGMGENIFLGDRHGVRTPMQWNGDRNAGFSKALFAKLYSAPIMDPVTGYQAINVEAQNLDPSSLLNWMRSVIKLRKQHKVFGRGTLEILYPENRKILAYKRSFEGETVLVVANLSRYPQSVSLDLPDYAGVTPIEMFGLVPFHPITEEKYTLTLAGHSFYWLQLATNKVSPFAETAPLALKSVESQSIYVVDTVSSINTLLTSPFKKILENRIIPQFIRGQRWFGKKSKNVTSTKVNDWIDLSASTGLQSGMLVLEIHYSDGEMDLYNMFVALEIESQDSDAQALPSKAPAIIAELTDKDRKAILYDALDNEKFNAGILSYITEDKRIRGQVGFVESFKLPAFEVISAKGELASPVKRVESEQSNSSIIYGNRFILKLFRHLEPGLNPDYEISRYLTETSPFSQVPAAAGVLGYTNPRLATLYTLGLLQEYVQNQGDAWSYTVAEFRRYYERCSTKATLLSKMTPPAVPLSELVNIEPPEEVFELLGVYIKDAAKLGARTAEMHIALGKPSDLTAFQPEPISRNELIDISSTMRYDVVKVFKLLEQKVRTAEPDLVNSIKSLLLYRPKVVDLLDRLATINEELTKIRCHGDYHLGQVLYSGGDFFILDFEGEPSKPLELRIAKQTPLKDVAGMVRSFSYASYASLFLFTHNRAEDLEAFLPWAKACEAWSSASFLKGYLQAMEGSSLVPSDRSDFFRALLPFMIDKAFYEIFYEVNNRPDWLRVPVSSVLEYLKAGAFYSEEY
- the glgB gene encoding 1,4-alpha-glucan branching protein GlgB, translating into MIDTEAPLISEYDVHLFAEGNHYKIYEKLGAHPMELNGKKGVHFAVWAPSAEAISVIGDFNGWKGDANPMKPIAGSGIWATFVPGIKAGATYKFFVKGAAGYRAEKSDPFGFAAEERPKTASVVWELDKYKWNDKKWMETRATKNSLEAPISIYEVHLGSWMRVPEENNRWLTYRELADKLSKYVKEMNFTHVELMPIAEHPLDLSWGYQVVGYFAPTSRFGSPDDFAYFVDVLHQNGIGVIVDWVPSHYPRDGHGLGNFDGTHLYEHQDERQGEHKEWGTYVFNYGRYEVSNFLISNALFWLEKYHVDGLRVDAVASMLYLDYARKDGEWLPNQYGGRENIEAINFMKRLNERVYLEHPDVLVVAEESTAWPQVSKPTYLGGLGFGLKWDMGWMHDTLEYMQNEPIHRKYHHNKLTFRGLYAYSENFVLALSHDEVVYGKRSLLSKMPGDDWQKFANLRLLFGYMYTITGKKLIFMGGEFGQFNEWYHEASLDWHLLNHPLNHGVQQWMKDLNKIYKEEPALYELENGGNSFEWIDCTDYEQSIFTYMRNARDPKNALVIACNFTPVPRHNYMIGVPHGGYWKEVLNSDAVAYGGSGQGNFGGVEASPVSFHGRRNALVLTLPPLAMVVFKAQG
- a CDS encoding tetratricopeptide repeat protein, giving the protein MCVVSCVWNERVHSAFALPTSLPPATFEDGVKLYNQKQFKQALIIFMGYLKTNPRSAAAYLYIANSYYGLNQIDAAKKTYQVLIASFPNSNEALTAREFMRRLQTQDKIASGNTSSTSSVMENASLSKKSVAKTSVSEGVVGELSLRVIRPLQDHPVVSPSVISAVKDQIRKYPKLVRKMLYENRIEVVLTPTLIDKNPEMKNQEGRGYDGHTLKSCPGMFQDGRSVVICERTMDEYTETVHDPIPIERILATLNHECGHAIDSCLGDISETDDFKHVYLLDAAAAQRLDASVSRDLAYYLQKSEAGQQECCGELIGIILGTDSDKSEKMRVAFPQTIKFLKSKLDVR